From the genome of Azospirillum brasilense, one region includes:
- a CDS encoding MotE family protein: MSDATTTKGASAAVGGEEPKVVIRPAGATPTGVRTSPSVAGQPPAQGTAQAAAQAAKAKKAKVKAKAKRKPAVPRRPLSERLREKMKAWRFRILPLTIFVAVLMLGVRVGDLWRITTRDARLPEFPATLAQGQSAVPAPPMQLAANGAKPSPEPAPAPAQGGSSNGAPPNPTPPDNAALGPVKNEELLQHFAERRAEIERRTRELEQREALLTAAEKRIDQKVQEMDKVRSDIQKLMRQGDEKQAAQLESLVKIYETMKPKEAARIFEELDMPVLLGVVEKMKETKTAPILAAMDPLKAKELTSALIERRGLPTAPKN, encoded by the coding sequence ATGAGCGACGCCACCACCACGAAAGGCGCGTCCGCTGCCGTCGGCGGCGAGGAGCCCAAGGTTGTGATCCGCCCGGCCGGGGCCACCCCGACCGGCGTCCGCACCAGCCCGAGCGTTGCCGGCCAACCGCCGGCCCAGGGTACCGCGCAGGCCGCGGCCCAAGCCGCCAAAGCGAAGAAGGCCAAGGTGAAAGCCAAGGCGAAGCGCAAGCCCGCCGTTCCGCGACGCCCGCTATCGGAGCGGTTGCGCGAGAAGATGAAGGCGTGGCGGTTCCGCATCCTGCCGCTGACCATCTTCGTCGCCGTCCTGATGCTGGGGGTGCGCGTCGGCGATCTGTGGCGGATCACCACGCGCGACGCCCGCCTGCCCGAATTCCCGGCGACCCTGGCCCAAGGTCAGAGCGCCGTTCCGGCGCCGCCGATGCAGCTCGCCGCCAACGGTGCCAAGCCCTCGCCCGAACCGGCCCCGGCCCCGGCCCAGGGTGGGTCGAGCAACGGCGCGCCGCCCAACCCGACGCCGCCGGACAACGCCGCCCTCGGCCCGGTGAAGAACGAGGAGCTTCTCCAGCATTTCGCCGAGCGCCGCGCCGAGATCGAGCGCCGCACCAGGGAGCTGGAGCAGCGCGAAGCCCTGCTGACCGCCGCCGAGAAGCGCATCGATCAGAAGGTGCAGGAGATGGATAAGGTCCGCTCCGACATCCAGAAGCTGATGCGCCAGGGCGATGAGAAGCAGGCCGCGCAACTCGAAAGCCTCGTGAAGATCTACGAGACGATGAAGCCCAAGGAAGCCGCCCGCATCTTCGAGGAGCTGGACATGCCCGTCCTGCTGGGGGTGGTGGAGAAGATGAAGGAAACCAAGACGGCGCCGATCCTGGCCGCGATGGACCCGCTGAAGGCCAAGGAACTCACCTCCGCCCTCATCGAACGGCGTGGTCTGCCCACGGCACCGAAAAACTGA